A part of Streptomyces sp. NBC_01235 genomic DNA contains:
- a CDS encoding cytidine deaminase family protein — MSELTQEQRRSLSLAAWEARSHARVHGPTPVGCAALADDGRIYQGCNVEHRFRSHDIHAETNAISSLVAAGSRKVIAVLIAAERERFTPCGSCMDWVFEIGGDDCWVISERRPGEVNHELHASDLMPFYPH; from the coding sequence ATGAGTGAGCTGACGCAGGAGCAACGAAGGTCCTTGTCCCTCGCCGCGTGGGAAGCGCGCTCCCACGCAAGGGTTCACGGCCCAACGCCAGTTGGTTGTGCGGCATTGGCCGATGATGGACGCATCTACCAGGGGTGTAATGTCGAGCACAGGTTCAGGTCTCACGACATCCATGCGGAGACAAACGCCATCTCGTCTCTTGTGGCTGCTGGCTCCCGAAAGGTCATTGCTGTCCTAATCGCGGCCGAACGGGAAAGGTTCACGCCATGCGGAAGCTGCATGGATTGGGTTTTTGAGATCGGTGGAGATGATTGCTGGGTGATCAGCGAGCGGCGTCCCGGAGAAGTTAATCACGAGCTTCACGCAAGTGATTTGATGCCTTTCTATCCACATTGA